A single Leptospira barantonii DNA region contains:
- the map gene encoding type I methionyl aminopeptidase, with the protein MSIETEKDLIGLKKIGKIVGLVLKEMKAYAKSGMSTKELDDFGLKLLKQYGARSAPAITYNFPGATCISVNRAIAHGIPSSKTILKEGDLVNIDVSAELDGYFGDNGSSFILGEGHPVLSSLVDCSRTSLHKGLSAAKTGNRISDIGRAIHAEAKSHGFTVIKNLMGHGTGSSLHEAPKYIPCYEDKRYSQKLKSGMVLAIETFISTKSEIALETSDGWTLVTHDGSYVAQQEHTIVVTDREPILLTASNGI; encoded by the coding sequence ATGTCCATCGAAACCGAAAAAGATCTAATCGGGCTCAAGAAAATCGGAAAAATCGTAGGTCTGGTTTTAAAAGAAATGAAAGCCTACGCGAAATCCGGAATGTCCACGAAAGAATTGGACGACTTCGGATTAAAACTTTTGAAACAATACGGAGCCAGATCCGCTCCTGCGATCACTTACAACTTTCCGGGCGCGACCTGCATCAGCGTAAATCGCGCGATCGCACACGGAATCCCTTCTTCCAAAACGATTCTAAAAGAAGGAGATCTCGTCAACATAGACGTATCGGCGGAGTTAGACGGTTACTTCGGCGACAACGGAAGTTCTTTTATCTTAGGCGAAGGACATCCGGTGCTCAGCTCTTTGGTGGATTGTTCGAGAACCTCTCTTCACAAAGGTTTATCCGCGGCGAAAACCGGAAATAGAATCAGCGATATCGGAAGAGCCATCCACGCGGAAGCGAAGTCTCACGGTTTTACGGTGATCAAAAATTTAATGGGACATGGAACCGGATCTAGTCTGCACGAGGCTCCGAAATACATTCCTTGTTACGAAGATAAACGTTATTCGCAAAAACTCAAATCGGGAATGGTTCTCGCGATCGAAACGTTCATCTCCACAAAATCGGAAATCGCACTCGAAACCTCGGACGGTTGGACTTTGGTTACTCACGACGGAAGTTACGTTGCTCAACAGGAACATACGATCGTAGTCACCGATCGGGAACCGATTCTTCTTACTGCGAGCAACGGAATTTAA
- a CDS encoding cyclic nucleotide-binding domain-containing protein, with protein MTSESPNLLNHIQPIDYSKGQIIFRQGAPSKDQMFFISKGSIVLSETVDSKERAICRINENNFFGEMALLTGGKRTASAIAAVDGTRLISLDSSIIENMIHKNPKFMFRLLLTAASRHYREELNFSKLQYLVKIDPSDLEFSQEYENCRIHNLGVISRIYGHLSNYYPPGKYVFRSGEPASEKLWFVLQGKLVLCKTAKDGSDMEVRDYHPGDLLDLSSLIGSKPRVFSVKAVDDTAVITSIDRNLLYRVLTLNSKLFFNVFKTIVYDFTILNHCFTLSKEAEANLGTSSSVATNADSNSEATAASTATQEVIAEEVSGEGLDNLAEQASNANEQDLETAEAAGS; from the coding sequence ATGACATCTGAATCACCGAATTTACTCAATCACATTCAACCGATCGATTATTCAAAAGGACAGATTATTTTTCGTCAGGGAGCTCCTTCCAAAGATCAGATGTTTTTTATTTCCAAAGGTTCGATCGTTCTTTCGGAAACCGTGGACAGCAAAGAACGAGCTATATGTCGCATTAATGAAAATAACTTTTTCGGAGAAATGGCTCTTTTAACCGGAGGAAAAAGAACCGCTTCCGCGATCGCCGCAGTGGACGGAACCCGTCTTATTTCCTTAGACAGTAGCATCATCGAAAATATGATTCATAAAAATCCGAAGTTTATGTTTCGTCTTTTATTAACCGCGGCGAGTAGACATTACAGGGAAGAATTGAATTTTTCCAAACTTCAATATTTGGTTAAAATCGATCCATCGGATCTTGAATTTTCCCAAGAATATGAGAATTGCAGAATTCATAATTTAGGCGTGATCTCGAGAATCTACGGTCATCTCAGCAATTATTATCCACCCGGTAAATATGTGTTCCGTTCCGGGGAACCTGCTTCTGAAAAACTTTGGTTTGTGTTACAAGGAAAATTGGTTCTTTGTAAAACCGCAAAAGACGGAAGCGATATGGAAGTAAGAGACTATCATCCTGGAGACCTTTTGGATCTTTCTTCTTTGATCGGTTCCAAACCGCGAGTTTTTTCGGTTAAGGCTGTGGATGATACCGCGGTGATCACATCGATCGACAGAAATCTTTTGTATCGAGTTCTTACTCTCAATTCTAAATTGTTCTTCAACGTGTTTAAGACGATCGTCTACGATTTTACGATCTTAAATCATTGTTTTACTTTGAGCAAGGAAGCGGAAGCGAACCTTGGAACCTCAAGTTCTGTTGCGACTAACGCGGATTCCAATTCCGAAGCTACTGCGGCTTCTACGGCGACGCAGGAAGTGATTGCGGAAGAAGTCAGCGGCGAAGGTTTGGACAATCTGGCCGAACAAGCCTCGAACGCAAACGAACAAGACTTGGAAACCGCAGAAGCCGCGGGTTCCTGA